In a genomic window of Anaerolineae bacterium:
- a CDS encoding dTDP-4-dehydrorhamnose reductase translates to MKIMVIGANGQLGSDLVQVLGERAAGYQVIPLTHAELEVTDPQQVQQALERYQPEVVVNTAAYHKVDEVESHPERAFAVNAIAPLTLARLCRQQDIALLFLSTDYVFGGELNRQRPYTESDCPAPLNVYGVSKLAGEKFIQATWSKHWIVRTSGLYGLRGASGKGGNFVELMLRLAGEGKDIRVVDDQRLSPTYTYELAHGLVNLIEKAPYGLYHLTCSGACSWYEFALKIFELSNLQPNLQPTTSAEFKTAARRPGYSVLANQAIRDAGIPPLKAWQEALADYLARRETRSLHPSQGGSK, encoded by the coding sequence ATGAAAATCATGGTTATCGGCGCAAACGGTCAATTGGGCAGCGATCTGGTGCAGGTGCTGGGCGAGCGAGCGGCAGGCTATCAGGTCATTCCCCTCACCCATGCCGAACTTGAAGTGACCGATCCCCAGCAGGTTCAACAGGCTTTAGAACGATATCAGCCGGAGGTGGTGGTCAACACCGCCGCCTATCACAAAGTGGATGAAGTCGAGAGCCACCCCGAACGGGCTTTTGCGGTGAATGCCATTGCCCCGCTCACCCTTGCCCGATTGTGTCGCCAACAGGACATTGCCTTACTCTTTCTCAGCACCGACTATGTTTTTGGCGGTGAACTCAATCGTCAGAGGCCCTACACGGAAAGCGACTGCCCGGCTCCACTGAACGTGTACGGGGTAAGCAAACTGGCCGGGGAAAAATTCATCCAGGCTACCTGGTCGAAGCATTGGATTGTGCGCACTTCGGGTCTTTATGGCCTGCGCGGCGCTTCGGGCAAAGGCGGCAATTTTGTTGAGTTGATGTTGCGCCTGGCTGGGGAAGGCAAAGACATCCGCGTCGTGGATGACCAGCGTCTTTCTCCCACCTATACCTATGAACTGGCACATGGCTTGGTCAACCTGATCGAAAAAGCCCCTTACGGTCTCTATCACCTGACCTGTTCGGGGGCTTGTTCGTGGTATGAATTTGCACTCAAGATCTTTGAGTTGTCGAACCTGCAACCCAACCTGCAACCGACTACTTCGGCTGAATTCAAGACCGCCGCGCGCCGCCCGGGCTATTCCGTCCTGGCAAACCAGGCCATTCGAGATGCGGGCATTCCGCCCCTCAAAGCCTGGCAAGAGGCGCTGGCAGATTACCTTGCCAGGCGGGAGACGCGTTCTCTTCACCCGTCCCAAGGAGGTTCAAAATGA